The following is a genomic window from Episyrphus balteatus chromosome 1, idEpiBalt1.1, whole genome shotgun sequence.
tgtcttcaggcttaggggaaatgacagagcatcagttccTGTATAAAGAATTTGAAATAGTGTCAATTTAGCCTACTTATGTATATGAATTGGaaaactcacatttttcaaccccctgaaaacaatataaagccGCGAATTAatactgccagacttttgactTCGTTGTTTGAAAGCATAAGGctacaaaactgcatactcacattttggttatacctccactcccaaaattttctgtgggctcttagactaaatCTCCAGACCTCAAAACCATAGAAAATATATAGGATTTTGTATATCGAAAGATAAGAAAGCGAAAGCACTCAAATTGCAGAGATCTGATGGAGCAAATTCGATTAGAATAGGAACATTTACCATCAAATTTATGAGAGTagttttttattagtttaaattaataaaatattaacgaaaactataataaaaatattataataaatcattatactttattgttttttttacatatttgcatttttttgctggGCTAAAAACGCATATCTATTTAGGTAAACTTTTGACTAAATAATTGTCTTGTAGTAAGATATTCCACAAATCGACTctgtttaattaaaataaaacattttcaatattgtATGCGAAATTTGGTAGTATTACGACGTAAAATAACTTAGTTCTGGTTTAAAACTGTTTTCAcctctttcgtttgcatttttttttttgctcggtACGAgtacattagagtgaccgcaacttccatagaaaaaaatttttgtagaatttttttcgggggaaccccataaaatgttccgcctttgcagatttttagatagccaaaatttcagctctattggataagtctaaatggtgccgacactcgctcaaagtatcaaaaatctctgttttttcactgtttttcgcagaaaattagctctagcttccaaacagagggggttattttcactttttatatattaaattaaaggtagtgttgttacacataactcagatgctaaaattactaataaaaaaaatattgtcatcaatttaaattttcagtacttacctcaaaaagagctgaggtgcaaactcgatttaaaatgaaactttctaCGTATGTTATAGAAAGGTATCTAATCGAAATGCTTCtcgtataatatataataatatataataattttatcaacaataataatatatagtaattttatcaacaatagaggcacagagtaaaattgactgaaaaaaaaacaaaaagggcacCCATTGAAAGGGATTGAACctgccatgttttttttttttatggaaaaaaaaaaaaataaaatgcagttgtaaaatacatatttgttctttttttatgaagtttaagcttcacgagtcgtttcgttggtagttcaataattttattaaaataaactcgcgctttttgctaattttagtttttatgtaaaataaattaacttaaaataaaatgtgagtattaattctgttgcgtttttgttttcatattaaaagaagttttaacaattttaagtattttcagccgattgaaaatagacacaagttttttCAAAGCACCTCCAAATCTTTTGCCCGgaaacccgcattttaaagaaggctttaaaaaagtgcaatcacttaaagtcgtaaatgacatgacagaaagaggagtcaaattaataaccaattttaataaccttttaactaaagatgaggaacaaaaacaatatgtacttcaagtagtcggtgagtgccgaaaattgtatcctgatgcttccaaaactactttaagtaaatcttttgacacatttttttagtaattaCTTCATTAGTTATGTATTAGAAATgtaatggggacttttcacgagtcgattttttcCGTGCGGTGAAgattttcgactcgtgtgaacgtaattcgcaggcgactaaagtgacaatcacTATAGACAAATCCTAGTCGaacgacatatcgtgcggctaaaatcgtgAATAGTAGGCATAAgacgataatatttttttttgtttttttttagaaatctgttaaatgtttcattttttagttaaaacagttaaaaaaaaagtttcattttaaatcgagtttgcccTATACACATATGTTCCGAATTCAGTACAAAAATGGTGCCAAGTgccattttgataaaaaagataaaaaaaatagtattttattCATGGATACTTATTTGGTTGATGACCTATCTATCAAGTCGTTGCCTAAGTATGTGGGCATTGATTCTTACATTTCAAAGCTTATTTTCGTTTCGTCTGGTGTTTTAAAACTTTGGTCTGATGTTGTTCCTCGAATTTATAAATGACTTGCCCGATATGATTCGAAATTCAACAAGTCTGATGTTCGCCGACGACTAAAAATTTCTTAGTTGTATAAACAATCCAACGGATTGTTTACTTCTCCAAGAAGATATCAGTTACCTAAATGGTTGAAAACCAATcactttcaatgtttttttatttagttgtcGTCAGCCAGCGATTGTTTACAATAATTAGCGCATATCATTCTTTTGATAGAGTTTCGATAAAAAAAGATCTTGGAGTTATTATTTACTCCAAATTTAGCTTAGTCAGTCACATCGAAATTATGGCAAATTGCATGCTTTTGTCTACCAAAATTATGTACTTCTGAATTAATGATCCCTATACATCAATTCTAAGATATTGctgcatttaacaaaaaaaattcaccagATGACTAAAAACTCGAAATGACTCGAACTAATGCACGGAATAAACCTATAACGAAAATAGAGTATCAGGAAGCACAATAATgcctaaattttatatattttaacttATAAATGAGTAGaaataagttttgttttgtgaagtCTTGGATTGAATCTTTGTAGAGttgattttataattgaatcatttatttgcaaaacatgataagtccactttttttcaaaattcgtttttttgactaaatttgtactccagggataaccacgtctgtctttaaaatatgaagtatctactccatctacatccgattttacagctacgcgaaatatttttttactataaaaaacagaataagtcccggacttatcatcttttgaaaataaacaacagcttctttttgtgtaaatggtttattagattaatggctgaaaatcttaagtttaaagctactttaaagttaaataagcagtccggacattgtattttattctcaaatacaattttttgatagactggggctaaaagcaaaattgcatatccatttaaaaactaatttcacatccgtttattttcaaagtatgataagtccaaaagagtttttattttttatcttttgagctatcgctccaaaaattaaaaacgaaacggtattttgtagctaggcaagagttctactgaatatatttattataaatttttctacgcatatcaaaagaaaatagaacgtttttttcttctcctgaaaaatttaaaatcatggacttatcatgttttgcaaataaatgattcaattaaagTCTTTAATCTCCAAATGAATTCTTTTTGCATTAGAATTCTTAtataacaaacaatttttggatttttttttgtaaattattgaagccgtttttaaaaaaactattttttgtttttaaaaatttttcaaaaaaaaaaaaaaaaattgatttgccgttttgaagaaattatttatccacatgtatttaaacaaaagtTCAAGTAAATCCAGAAATCAGTTTAAATGAGtctgttcaaaaattttcattgaaatcggtgAAGTTGTAAGtcagaaataaagaaaacagaAGAAAACGGTTTATTGACATGTATCGTTTATAACTGctcgaaaaatatattttcgtttatgttgaatcgggcttttttggtcacttccttatatatgcaaataaaaatctttatttcatactttttcCCTACGTTTCGTCGTAAAAAGGgaaaaagtatgaaataaagACTTATATTTGCATATAGAAGGTCCTCATACTCAGTTTTTGAGAaccaaaattaacaaattagaAAAGTtagttatttgaaaatttgccGAAATTAAGGgcattttcattttcactttaaaatcaCGTCATTTGCAAGTACctattaaaagtttttgataaaaatattgaaatatatttgttttttttcttttaagatgATTCTGAGACGACCACAACAAGTTCTACAATTCTCGAAGATAAAAACATTTCCTCGTCACCTCTCCCCGAAACAATAGAAACTGATATTGAGATGACAGAGGATTTAATCTTAAAAGATGATGAAAAAATCGAAGTAAATGACTCAATTGCTTCAGTGGAAGAACCAATGCAAATTGATGAAACAATTTTGGAAGTAAGTGATGCTTCAGAAATGGAAACAAATGAAGATGATATACAGATAGAAAAATATGACgaaattttaaatcaagatGAATTACAAAAGTCAATCGAAAAAGAAATAGTCgaggaacaaaaaataatagatGAGCCTtctaaagaaaatgaaaaagtttcgACTTCTGCAGAAAATATTTCAGATAATGAGGAAGAATTTAATAAATCAATTGAAAAAGAACCAACAGAATCGTCTGAAATTGAAGTGAAAGAGTCCGAGGAAAATTCCGTGACTACAAAGCTCGATGAAGTAGtcgaagaagaaaacaaatcagaagagaatttaaaagaaatagaGTCTCATTGTGATTTAATTGAAGATCTTCCAATGATTGATTCCGAAGCAATAAGATCGGACAATGTTCTTGAAGCTTCGAAGAAACTAACTACTGATGatataaaagaaattgaatccactgaaaaagaaattcttgaaaaattcgATGAAGAAGTCACAGAATCGCTGGAAAAGTCAAATGATGGTGAGAAAACACAGATTGAAGCTTCTGATGAAATTGAAAAGTTACCAGAAATTACAACAGATTCCCTTGATGAACATAAAACAGCTGAAAAAATTACAGATTCCAATAAAACGACCACAGAAATAGATGAGGAAGAAGCAGAAACTTCAAAGGTAACACAAAGTACAGTGCCTGATAAAACATCTCCGGAAGTCACGAAGAAGATATTGGAGACATCTGAGCAAGTAATCGAAAAAGAAGCAGAATCAACTGAAAAAATTGAATCTTCGAAAGAAATAGAAGAATCAGCCGGAAAGGCAATCGAGTCTGTTAAAGATCAAAAATCTTCCAAAGAAATTGTCAAAATTGTTGAGGAACCAACATCAGAGAAAGAAGAAGCTCCTCAACAAGTTGTTGATACATCAGAGAAACCAATTACACCAACAAACAAAGTAGGAACTGTAAGTGAAACAGTGGACTTAATTGATTTATCAGACGAAGAAACTCCAGCAAATGACActgaaaagtctccaaaaccagtagaagaagaagaatctaAAAAACATGATAAACCTAAAACGATCGAAGAACAAGCACTTCCCAGATCAAAAGAAACTACAGATTCTAAAGAACCGGAAAAAGTCAAGGTGACTGAAGAAGTTATTAGTTCGAATATTGAAACCTTGTCAGAAGACATAGAAATCCCCGAAGTCACAACAGAAGTTCTTGTAGAAAAAGTTGTTGAAGTGGCAGCATCACTTGAAAGTTCAAAATCCAAGGAAGAAAATCAAGATGCAAATAAATCATCTTCAAATGAAGATCCTGAAATTATTGAaattgatgatgacgatgatgatccTCCGCCAGAAGAGAAAAAGTTAGAAGAAAGTTCAAACAAAGAAGAAACGAttacatcatcatcaacatccgAGAAAGAATTAAGtgaaaagaaaaacgaaaatgaAACAACAAAGACAACTGAAAGAAAAGAATCAAATGATGATGATATTCCCATGGAAATTGATGAAGAACTTACAAATCATCAACCATCTCAGATACCAGTAGAAAAACCACTAGAAGATAAATCTTCAGATCAAGATACCAACAAAGTTGAAGAATCTGCTGATGATTCAAAAAAGATCGATCAAGAAAATACTTCAGTTCAAGTTCTGGACGATGATGAAGAACCACTCCTAATGATTGATACTTCACACAAAGAAGACAACGACAATGAGAGTATCATGGACAATGAAACAGCCACATCAGCACCATCAACTGATTCGAGTAGTGAAGGTTCTTTGGAAATATTCTATGACAAAGAATGTGTCAACTATGAGTGCAAACGGGGAACTAAGAACTTTTATCGGGCAACAGTGTTTGCTctgaattatttcaaaatatcaaagaaaCGCACTAAGACACAGTTTGTTTGTGAGGATTGTTATGATCGAGCTTTAGGATCATATGAGGTGGGTTGGACACATAATTAGAATAAGTTCTTTGATAAATgtggtttttctttttaggAATTGTGTAAAACTCTGAAGCAGAAACAGCCTCTTTTGCATGGAACAACATTTAAAACTCAGGAATTTGTAGAAATTATTGATAGTAGTGACGAGGAAGAGAGTGATGCTGGAGGAGACAAAATTAAAGGTGAGTGACAGGTAAAAACCCTGTCAATAAGATACAAActttatttcacaaaatttcagatgAAAACACTCTACCCAAGGAGAGCATTGAAATGCTTGAAGCTGAACTTGAAGGTGCAATTCGCAAAGTCATGCACAATGTTGACATTCAAAAACAACTCTCATGGACAAAGCAAATATTACAACAACGTCTTACGAATCTTCAAGAAGATTCCGATTTTGTCTCTGACCAGTTACGTGCTCTCCAAAGAAAAGCCGATCATATGCATAATTCTCTGTATCAGTGTCCAAAAATTAAACTTCGTCAATTGACACCTTTGGATTTGAACAGTGGTCGAATGTATAATCCAGAATCTGATAATGCCtcaaatgtaagttttcaataaaaaaacaaaagaaaggtAACAAAATCATAATGAAAATTAGAAATCTGTTCAACAGATGCCACCGCCAGGAGAAATTGTTCGTACGCCAATTTGTGTGAATGAACAATATTATGCTGTAAAGACCAAAGCTATTGCTAGTTGGGTACCATGCAAAGTAATAGAAGAAGTTGAAGGTTATCCAA
Proteins encoded in this region:
- the LOC129911494 gene encoding myb-like protein V; the encoded protein is MDDIKTKSLNEKATISSAIGSPKHEDECKPSGAASTDNGNKKTDTVDDINSAQDKQDAAADLTEASTDGEDFLLRVESSDFDSETFEDAVDGEAIASKEKVDAKSATSKKSETLFSDIESSDDSIAYESQEKSDVKSVDKKTTLAPVLEKDLSEEKKTIEPEFDPVESDEEFFEDPPLPERIGQLSQESISSKSLEGEERNSTPLIDEEVGKSEELNLDTEENTRESNPEPDESLDLLVESSVELEDTIVSESIDSSNLNNEMSTEIVTGKVLEEEGSETVGDERNSPNSPNSLLLEVEKEKSSTIESDSLEKVIATSEASILPKVAPRSLSPDKNTEKKETLANDDSETTTTSSTILEDKNISSSPLPETIETDIEMTEDLILKDDEKIEVNDSIASVEEPMQIDETILEVSDASEMETNEDDIQIEKYDEILNQDELQKSIEKEIVEEQKIIDEPSKENEKVSTSAENISDNEEEFNKSIEKEPTESSEIEVKESEENSVTTKLDEVVEEENKSEENLKEIESHCDLIEDLPMIDSEAIRSDNVLEASKKLTTDDIKEIESTEKEILEKFDEEVTESLEKSNDGEKTQIEASDEIEKLPEITTDSLDEHKTAEKITDSNKTTTEIDEEEAETSKVTQSTVPDKTSPEVTKKILETSEQVIEKEAESTEKIESSKEIEESAGKAIESVKDQKSSKEIVKIVEEPTSEKEEAPQQVVDTSEKPITPTNKVGTVSETVDLIDLSDEETPANDTEKSPKPVEEEESKKHDKPKTIEEQALPRSKETTDSKEPEKVKVTEEVISSNIETLSEDIEIPEVTTEVLVEKVVEVAASLESSKSKEENQDANKSSSNEDPEIIEIDDDDDDPPPEEKKIK